CCTGTACCTATGCCACACTTTTCAAATCATCCTAACAAGGATTTTATAAATATCTAATTGATTTCGATTATATTGCGTAGCTCTTCATGTATCATTTTCCCTATCTTCTCTACTTCGCCATCAAGAACGGTGATATTACTCATTGATAACCTTTCACTTATCCTTTTTAAAAGTTGTCCTTCTTTAACTTTTTCATATAAATCATTGAAGTTATACTTGATTAATTTCTCCAAAGAAATCGTATTATACATAATAAATATAATGATAGTCTTTTCTACCATTATTCTAATTTTCTCGTCCTCGACAAAAGTATCTTTAAGCAATAGAAAGTATCTGAAGGTTATGTCATTTCTAATGTATGGAGTAAAGCCAGATGATACAGATGTTAGTAATATATCTAAAGCTTGTGTAACAAACGAATATGTCGCAAATTGAAAAACTCGGATGTTAGATAAGTTAGCCAATTGCGGATATTGACTTCTATATTTTTCACATCTTTCTTCCAAATTAAGCTTCGAGTCCATTATGTCCGTGAAAACTAAATTGTCTAATACATAGTCATCGAGTCCATTCTCAATATCGGATAACGATGAGTAATTTGCAAGAAACTCCGAACCACTTTTCAAATCCGTATTTAGAATACTTGAAACGAACTTCCAATAAAACGTGTCAAATAACTCTAATTTGGAATTATTTTGGTTATATAAATCTTTAACTGGAAGGATGTGTATTGAAGTTGGATAATCCCTTGCAATTTTAAAAGTATCGTAATATGCTTCTTTAAATAAATTCAATGTGTAACTGTCCTTAAAGGTGTCATTAGAGTTTCTAAAAAAACCTTCAAATTTTATCAATGGTTCTTCAACCACATGATAGTCCCCAATAAGAACAAAGGGATAATGTTCAAAATTCTCCACGTCCAAATACATTGCACCTGACAGCAATAAGCATTCTCTGGATGAACTCCATCTTTCTATTTCGAATTCAATCAGATTTAAACGTTTAAGCCAAAAAAGTTTCACTTCATCAATTAATTTTAGGGCGGTTGAAAAGCCAAATGAAGGTTCCCCTATTACAGTTTGTAATTCCGCCAATAGATTTCTATATTCTACTTGGATATTATTTAGAACATCGTTATTAAACTCCATATTGGATATCCTCGTATTTTAACTTATACCATTTTGGGAATTCATAAATTCCCGATAATAGCTGGATATATCTTTTCAGGATTTTGACAATATCAGAAATAACGCTTGGTAATTTTTGATGAAGATGAATGTCAGGAACTGTATGATACTTATGCAAAGGATTATTACATACCAACATTGAACTCTCCCTTACAGCTCCCCAAAAACCATGTGAAAAATTTGTGCCATATTCGTAATAGATTTCATATAACTCCGACTCATCAACTTCCTCAAATTTCTTTTTTATTGATTGTTGATCAAAATAACGGACATCGATGTCCATAAACTCTTCCCAAATAGGTTCATTTACGATAGCTTCTATAATTGGTTCTTGTATTTGAGATTCTCTACTAAAGCCACTTTCACGTCCTCGGAGCAAAATATGTTTGTATTTTCCAATACCATATAATTGATATTCCTTAAATATATTTATATTTCCCGTTTCTTTCATAATTAGATATTTCATCATAACAAAGACCTCTGTTATTGTTCTTAGTGCATGTCGACCTAATATAGCGTTTTCTAATTCATTATCCAATGTTTCTTTACATAATTTAAGTATATAAACAGCAGACCCCATTAACACGTTGAACTTGGGGCTTTCAAGTAACTTTTCCTTGTAGACCAAGTTAATATATTCAAATGCTTTTTGTGTGTCTTGAAGAAATTCACCCGAATCTAATTGATTCTTCATGTGTTTAATAAAAAATGGTGAACATTCAGTGCTTAATCCAAGTTCATTCCAGAAAGAAGATACAAAATCGTGGTTTGGTTCCTCTATGTCAATTCCCTCGAAACTTCTAATCATAGGTCTGTAAAGCCTCATTATTTCATCTTCATGAGATGTTGAACTATAGTTTTTAAATGCATCTATTGTCATACTAACTTCCTCTAAAAACTTGACTTTTCCTCTAAAAAGCGAAAGGCAAATAGATAAATATCTTAAGTCTGTTGAATCATTGGATTGTTGGTCAAAAAATCGTTCAACAGTTTCCTGTAATTTTTCAATTCTATATTCGACAGTTTGAGATTCATCATAAAAGTATTCATTAATTACTTTGTTTTTATTTCGACGATATACAATAGTTAAAGGGGCTAATATTGTAGGGTCTACAATGTCACTGATAATGTCGAAAATTTTTTTTTGTTTATCCCCTGGTAAGCCATTTATCAATGAAAACTTCGGTTCATTAATATCAATATCTGTATGAGCAATTCGATATAGTATATTTTCGCATTTATTTAATCCCTCTTCTCTTCCGTAATAGAGAAGGATTAGTCCTAATCATACAAAATCTGGAAGTCGTTCTTTGCTCCATGAATTGAACTTTAACAAATCTCCAAATGCATCATTGGCTGGGGAAATAATAACCCCTTTTTTAAACGAATGGTCTGATAACTTACTTGTATTTCGCATTATTAAAATTCCCTCCTTCATAAAGAAACGGGGAGAGTACAAAGTATGATTGAATGAAATTTTAAGAATCATTTAATCCCCTGTACTCCTAATTCTATAAAAAATGAAATTAACTCAATTGGATATTAATTATATTTTTGCCACTAACCCCTTAAACTTTTCATAATTGACTTTCACACCGTCATCCAAGTCAATCTCAATTTGCATATCCGCCATATGGTGTAACAGCTCATCATACGCTTTCAACTCGTCGATTTTCTTATCGAGGGATTTCAGTTCCTTTTTGGCATTGCTGATTTCTTTCGTTGTGGAATCTCCTTCGATGATATCAAGCAAGTCCTTCTTCTCCGCATCCAAGCGAATTTGAACTTCATGCAAATAATCCGTCCGAATACGGGATAGCGTCGTTTTGTCGTAACGGTGCATATAAATAAGACAATTGAACGCCTTTTCCTTACCTGATGTAAACAGCCAGTATATCGGTCGCTTCTTATACACTTGAACATGATCTTTATAAAAGTCGTTCAAGAAGTAACGACGCAATGCTTCCCTCGCTGTCTCATTTTTACGTCGACCAATCGCATCCGCTACGAATTCGAGATTTTCTTCCAGTGTTTCTTCACTAAACGTTACTCGAACGAACTCAACGAATCTTGTTACGATATCATCTTCGAAATAAGCACCTGGCAGGATTGGAAGGATGTTGTCTTCGTCTACGGAAAATGTTTTATATCTGGAAGAATCGAATTCTCCGCCTGCATAGATAAGCCCTTCTTCATCAAGCGAATAACGACCGAAAGAACAGCCGATTGCATAGGAAATGAAGCTTGTAATGTCACGTTCTAAATCGGCTTTGCGGATGGTGATATTATTAACGTCAACTTTTGAAGATAGTTCATCTTGCAAATTATAAAGCTGAATATATATTTTATTGAGCTCTTCTTCATAAATCGTCATTTGATTAAACTGCTCTTCCATAAATTCTTGCCACAACCCAAAAGCTATTTTAAGTTGCGTTAAAGTATTTTCATCCTTCATTAAAGGGTGCTTTTTGAACCCCCAGGAGAACTCATATGAATCCCATTCATCTTTCGAGATTTGTATTAAACTTTCAACCTTAATATTAATTGATTCAATGATTTCTTTATCTGAAAGTATTATCGGAATTTTAGCAACTGATTCCGCTTGAATTGCGATTGTTGGATTAATTATTCTTACGAAGTGGTTAGCAATTTTACTACACAAAAATCCAATAAAATAAGAATGAAATTTCTCTTCTGCGAAAAGAACTGAACCATTGGAATCAAAAATAAAACCTTCTGGCAAGTATCGCACTCCGAAATATGAACTACTAATTCTGGACCAAGTTATTCCCCTTTGAAAATAATGTTTCTCATTTGTTATTTTCCAATTTAAATTATCACCCAATTGGGGGTATACTCGTCTTGTATTTTCTTTTATTTCATGCCCATCATTTTCCCAATTTACAACATAATCATTATTTCCATACCACTTTCTGAATTCTCCACCTTTACAATACGGAATCCATTTTACTTTTTGTTTAAATGCATCTTTCGCAGACTTCATAGAAATACCCATTTTATCAAATTCTATTTCATGCCATAATCTAAGAAAGCGATTATTATCACCCGTCCTCATTCCAAAACAAATTTTAGAGTAATTATCCAAACTTTTATTATTTGAAAAAACTTCATTTACATTTCCACTTGCCCAATACGCAATCGGGCTTCCTGGAATTTTACTGAAGTTTTCTTGACTGAATGAGTAACGATGCGGAGCAGAGGGATTAAGAACTGCATCTACCGCTTTTTCTCGTTTCTCTTCAGCTGTTCTTTCTTCGATCATTCGCAAATAAATTCCTTTGCTATCGGACACTTCAACACTTCTTAATACAAACGCCGTTGATTGCACAACTTCGCCACCAATTTCCTCAAATGCTCTCGGTCCCAAGTGCAACATTGTATCGATGAATTTATTGTTAATGACCTTTTCACGCAACTTTTCAAAGCTGGATAGGAACATCCATGAATGCTGATTAATGGCCGCATAGAAACCGTTTTTCTTTAAGTAATGATCCACTTCCATGAAGGAGGCGAATAAGTCGGATTTTGAATCGGGATAGTTCTTTTTGAGAAAATCAGACAGTTCTTTGTTCATACTTCCCGAACCCATGTAAGGTGGATTCATGACGACGATGTCATATTGTTGACCCATGATTTTCGATTGTTGAATAAGTAATGGAAGTAAAGCCAATGTTTTCTCCCGCATCTCTGTTTGAAAAATATCATCTACAGGATTGTCTTTTATCTCACGAAGCCTATTCTCTAAATATACTGTATCTATTGCCGTCGCTTTAATAAGTGAACCGTATGTTTTGGCATTTTTAAATGTATCAATTAGGATTTTTGTCACATCGAATACTGTATCGTTATCATTGCCTGCAACATACAAAATGTCTTCTTCTGTCCATCCGTTCGTTTCTTGCACAGATGCCAAATTGAGTGTTAGTCCATCTCTTTCGATACTTCTTAAGAAACGTCTATTGTATTGCAATGCTTTCATAACAACTGAAAAGCTTGCCAATTGATACGCTCGATCGTCAATGTCTAATCCATATAAATTTTTTTCAATAATTAGGCGTGGAATTTCTCTTTCCATATAACCGCATTTGCTATAAATCTCGTAAAGAACATCGAACATATAGACAAGGATATGGCCGCTTCCCATTGCAGGATCAAAGCACTTAATGTCCTCTACATCTAATTCTTTATTGACATATGGGATAATTTTTTCTTGAGATTCTTCTTGTTCGTGATTTAAGAAAAACTCCCATCCTTCGATTAAATCATTATGCTCTGGATGGGCTTCTGTCCAGTAACGTCCAAGCGAGTTTTGCACCATATATTGAACAATCCAGTCTGGTGTAAAAAGCTGAGTTGCAAAAGGGATTTCTTCCGCCTTATATTTCTTTTTCGCTTTGAAAACACGGTCTTTTTCTTCGGCAATATAGTATTGATACAACCACCCGATTACCTCGATTTTCTCCCAGTTAGCTTCTGGTATAACTTCCGTATCCGTCATTTGACGTACAAACGAATCCGTCCCAAGTAACCCTTCAGGGAAAAGAATCTCTGAATAATCCTCAATCGTCTCAAACATAAAGGGCATATAACGATTCAAGTCATTACAATGCGTTTTGATTAGATATTTGAAAAGCTCGTCTGTTTCATTGTTCATTTTCATGTCGTAAACTTTTTCTTTATCTAAGTCAAGATCCAGTGATAATGCTTCTTTCATCATATCTGGCTCGGCACTACCTGAATTCGAAGAAAGGACACGCACTTTTGTTGGAAGATAATCGTTTACTTCCATGTATCTCAAAGCGATAAAACGGTTGAACCAAGTGTAGGATGTTTCTTCCATTAATCGGTCAAAGCCGATTTCATTAATACGGGCGATAAGCTTATTCCGTTGTCGTCTTTCTGTATCTGAAAGCTGTTTGCCGTCAATAAAGACAGCATCTGAGCTTTCAACGTTAGCTTTTTGAATTGACTCGGCTGTAATACCAATTTTTCTTGCTTGAAGTTCTACTTTTTCCAGCAACTCTCTTCTTGCTTCAGTTGCAAACTTCTTTAATGCGGTTTTGTTCAAAACTATTTCACCTCTATTTGATATGATGCTTTGTCTTAGAATCCAAGTACCTTTCTAAGTAGAAGTATCGGAAAACGTTTTTTACTAAATCTTTGCCACTAACCCTTTAAACTTCTCATAATTCACTTTCACACCGTCATCCAAGTCAATCTCAATCTGCATATCCGCCATATGGTGTAACAACTCGTCATATGCCTTCAATTCGTCGATTTTCCTATCAAGAGACTTTAGCTCTCTTTTTGCATTGTTGATTTCTCTTGTTGTGGAATCTCCATTAATGATTTCAAGTAAATCATTTTTCTCAGCATCCAAGCGGGTCTGAACCTCGTGTAAATAATCTGTTCGAATACGAGATAGCGTTGTTTTATCATATCTATGCATATAAATAAGGCAATTGAACGCCTTCTCTCTACCTGAAGTAAATAGCCAATAAATCGGTCTTTTCTTATAAACTTGGAGATGATCCTTATAGAAATCATTCAAGAAATATCGACGTAGGACTTCTCTCGATGTTTCATTTTTTCTTCGTCCAATTGCATCCGCAACAAAGTCAAGATTTTCTTCAAGTGTTTCCTCACTAAATGTTATTCTGACGAAATCAATGAACCTTGTTACGATGTCATCTTCAAAATAGGCACCTGGCAGAATTGGAAGGATGTTGTCCTCGTCTGCTGGGAATGTTTGATAACGGGAAAAATCAAAGCCACCACCTGCATAAATCAGACTATCTTCGTCGAGTGAATAGCGGCCGAAGGAACAGCCTATTGCATAGGAAATAAAGCTTTTAATATCTTGTTCTAAATCGGCTTTGCGGATGGTTATATCTTTATCCTCCACTTTAGGCTCAAGTTCATCTTGTAAACCATAGATTTCAATAAAAATACGATTTAGCTCTTCTTCATTCAACTTTAGCTGATTGAACTCCTCCTCCATAAATATCTTCCATTTCTTGAACGTAGATTCTATCGAAGTTTCTCTTTTATACATAATTAGAGGATGTTTTTGAAAATCCCAGGAAGTCTCTATTGAATCCCATTCTTTTTTACTAATTAAGTAATTTTCATTCGTTAACTCGTCAATTATTGACATAGTTTCTATATTAGTTTTTACAACAGGGAATTTTGCAACTTCACCAGATTGAAAATTTAATGTAGGATTTATTTCGCCTAAAACATATTTAAAAACTGAAGAGTTTAATAAAGATAAAAAATAATTTCTTTCGTTCTCGTCTGTATATAAACAACAACCACCATTATCAAAGATAAACCCTTCTCCAAATTTTCTAATACTAAAATTAGAGGAAGTAATGGTAGACCATGTTAAGCCAGGCTTCATAAAATAATTATAATTGGCTATAACAGCTGTCGGTATTTTCCTAATTTCCTCGGCGTCATTTTTCCAATCAATTAAGTATTCATTATTTCCGTACCACTTTCTATAACCCCCGCCTTTATTATAGGGGAACCATCTATTAATTTTAGTTTCTTCTTTAACAATTTTGGTCTTATTAAAGTTCACTGTATTTATGTCTACTTCATGCCATAACCTTAAAAATAAATTATTATTTGAAGTTGAATTTCCTTTGCGGGGGGATGCAATTTCTCCAAGTTTTATTGAGTTCTCAAATAGTGTTCTTACCTTATCACTCACCCAATACGCAATAGGGCTTCCTGATATTTTGCTAAATTGATTTTGTTTACAGGAATAGCGATATGAAACAGAAGGATTTTGAACAGCTTCCAATGTTTTTATTGGCTGATTTTCTATACCAGTAAAATCCGATAGCTTTATGAACTCTCCTGACACATCTACATGATAGTTTCGTAAAGTAAACAAACACACTGGTACCATGGCCGCTTCAAAGCCGTTATATTCCAATTGAATCAATGAGCTAATATTTTTTTCTTTAACGATTATATTTCGTATATGTTCATAAGAAGAAATAAACATCCAAACGAACGGAGTAATAAAACCTAATTGACCGTTCGGCTTTGTAGACCGAAAGCTATATTCCATAAATGCGGAATAAAGGTCGGATTTAACATTTGGATAATTCGCATTTAAATACGTTGTAACTTCTTTCGACAAATATCTATTACCTGCATATGGTGGATTAGTAATAAAAACATCATACTTTTGATCCATGAGAGATGATTGCTTGATTAAACATCTAAATAACTCCAAAGTACGATCTTTCATTTCTAATTCGAACAAGTTACCCACTTGTTGTTCGATTGCAGTTAAACGTTCATGCAGAAAAGAAGTATCGTAGGATTCAAGTTTAAGAAGTGAACCAATTGCTTTCGCATGTTTAAATTGTTCAATATAATTTTGCATTTCATCAAACTTTTCACCAGTATGTTCCCCAGCTAAAAAGGCCACTTCCTCATCCGTCAATTTATTTGTTTCTTGAATAGATGCTAAATTCAGCACTAAGCCTTCTCGTTCAATACTCCGCATAAATCGCTTGTTATATTGCATTGCTTTCATTACGACTGAAAAGCTTGCCAATTGGTACGCACGATCATCTATGTCTAAACCATAGAGGTTCTTCTCAATAATAAGACGTGGAATTTCTCGCTCAGTGTATCCACATTGACTATAGATTTCATGGAGAACGTCAAACATGTACACCAAAATATGCCCACTTCCCATGGCAGGGTCGAAACACTTGATATCTTCAACATTAAGTTCTTTATTAACATATGGAGCTAATTTCTCTTCAAAATCTACTTCGGGATTTGGATTTTCTAAATAGAACTCCCAATTTTCTATCAAACCTCGATGCTCAGAGTGTGACTCAACCCAATAACGTCCCAAAGCATTTTGCACCATATAACGAACAATCCATTCAGGTGTGAACAATTGAGTTGCAAATGGGATTTCTTCGTTTTTATATTTCTTTTTTGCCAAAATAACTCGGTCTTTTTCTTCAGCAATATAATATTGATAAAGCCACCCAATAATCTCAACCTTTGTCCAATTATCTTCTGGAATGACTTCCGTATCCGTCATTTGCCGAACGAAAGAATCCGTTCCAAGCAATCCTTCTGGAAAGAGAATTTCCGTATAGTCTTCAATTGTCTCGAACATAAATGGCATGTATCGGTTTAAATCGTTACAATGCATTTTGATCAGATATTTGAAAAGGTCGTCTGTCTCATTGTTCATTTTCATGTCGTACACTTTTTCTTTATCTAAATCAAGATCCAGTGACAAAGCTTCTTTCATCATATCTGGCTCGGCACTGCCTGAATTTGAGGATAGGACCCGCACTTTTGTTGGAAGATATTCGTTCACTTCCATGTATCTTAATGCGATGAAACGGTTGAACCAAGTGTATGCCGTCTCTTCCATTACTCGTTCAAAGCCGATTTCGTTAATTCGAGCAATAAGTTTATTCCGTTGTTGTCTTTCTGTATCTGAAAGCTGTTTGCCGTCAATAAAGACGGCATCGGAGCTTTCGACATTTGCTTTTTGGATAGATTCGGCTGTAATGCCAAGCTTTCTTGCTTGTAGTTCTACTTTTTCAAGCAACTCTACTCGTGCTTCGGTTGCGAATTTCTTTAATGCAGTTTTATTCATCTATTTTCACCCTTCATTCGATAAACTCGATTTGTTTATTCGATTTGATGATTTGTTTTAATTTATGGGATAACGTATTGATGTATTTATCGACATCATCTTCTGTCGATAATGTTGTCACGGCAACAAGTTCAGTTACTTTTACTGCCTGTTTTTGAACAATCGTTTTGACAGGAGTTTCAACGATCGTACCTGAATTCCTTTTTTGTTCTTCGGCTTTCCGTCTTTGCCATTCAGCAATTTCCCGTTTGATTTCTGTCGCTGTTCTTTCTTTATAGCTCGCACTTTGGGAAATTGTTGCATCGACTTTAAAAATATCTGTAAAGGCATCAAGACTATCCTTTAATCGGTTGTAGTGATCATCGACTTGTTGTTTGGTTTCATTTGATACGCCATACTGCTTCGCCAGAATGGACAATTCATCATAGTCTACTTTTAACTTTTCACGGGCATTGTCTTTTTTCTCGTTTAGGACGAGGTTTAATTTTTCATTAAACGCATGAACCAACTCAGGGATGTCTTTGATTTTCCGATAAGGAATTGGGTCTTGGATAATGGAACGTAGCTTTTCCATCTCCCCAGCTACTTCTTTTCCTGATAAATATGTTTTAATTTCCTCGTACTTGGACAGTGCCTCCAAACCTTGATCGAAAATATCTTTCTGATTTGTGCCAAAGAAACTTTTCACATAGACGATATCTTCTTCCCAATCTGCCAAATCATCTTCCAGTTCTGTTAGCTTCGTGAAGAATGAAGCGTTATCGAGTTTGCTATCAAATTGCTCAAAGTATTCAAGCCCTTTGTCGAGTAAGCTCATCCCTGGATATTTTCTGCCTTCATAACGGGCTTTGTATGCCTTGATTTCGGCGATTTGTTTTTCAATCAACCCACGGATATCTTTTACCAAACCATCTTCATCATCTGCTAAATCCGTTGTGTTGAAAATTTCCCTGCATACACGTTTAGCAGTACGGATAAGTCCGTCGTCAACTTTCACACGCTTAACAATGATTCCTTTATCGGCTTCATTTGATTTACCAAAGACCGTCAGCAATTTGTTCGCATCTGTTTCTGGCTCTAAATATTCGGCGTTATAACGGATGCGGATACGTTGCTCTTTCAATAGCTCCGCAACGAGTCCTGCGATATCAAGCTGTTTCCATCCGAATGGTTTATCTTCGAAACGGTCATAGACAAGCTTTACTCGAATTTGTTTTTGGATTTGATCTTGCATGTCAATAAATTCATAAACTTCTCTCTTTGCCAATTCGTTTGGTTTTGTTCCAATTGAATCGTCCAAAGAAAGTTGGTCATTGTCAGAAGCTAAAATAGCGATTAATTGTCTCTCGTTCTCCAAATGTTCTTTTACATAGCCTAACTTTGTGTAGACGTTATCTACCAACTGTTTGAAGGCTGAATTGATTTTCTCCTTTACTGAAGAACCTTTGATATCCATTTTGTCGCCGTTGACGAAAAACGCCCCGTCTTTAATGGCATTGTCTAACAGTTCCCGTACCCTGCGTCTCCTTTCACGCACTTCTGCTTGCTTGTTGTTCAAGATATTATGAATGTTTTCTGGAAGCTGAGTGATGTTCTTTTTCTTGCGGAACTCTTCAATGCGTAATGCCTCTTCCATTTCTTCGACATAAGCTTCGTTGCCACCAAGTTTAATGATCATTTCGCCACTGCCTGAAGTCATCATCATCATTTCCTGATCGGACTTATGATAATGATCTGACAGCGGAGACAGAATTTGCAATCCAATGCTTGATGTCTGGTTGCCATAATTTTTCTCATCCATTTTCTGATTATAAGAGAAGGAATACTGTCGTGAATAATTGAAACGCTTATCATCGTACAAGTCTTGGAAAATATAGTTTGCCAGCTCCCGCTTGACGATATCATCATCAATGTTCATCTGTTTAATTTCACGGTTAATGTCCTGCTCATCATCCGTTAAGAACAAATAATAATCGCCATTCTTTTGAATCAATGTTTGCGAAATCAATTTACGAAGAGAACCTTTGATTTTTTCTTTTAGCTGTAGCTTGTCTTCATCAATATGTGTCACCATGAGTGTTGCGATGTTGTCGATGTTTGCTGGCAGTTCTTTAATGTATTTGATCATGAATAATAACTTTAGTAAGTCTTTGTTGAATGGATCATCTTTTAACGCTGGGTTTTC
This window of the Sporosarcina ureae genome carries:
- a CDS encoding DUF5677 domain-containing protein — protein: MINGLPGDKQKKIFDIISDIVDPTILAPLTIVYRRNKNKVINEYFYDESQTVEYRIEKLQETVERFFDQQSNDSTDLRYLSICLSLFRGKVKFLEEVSMTIDAFKNYSSTSHEDEIMRLYRPMIRSFEGIDIEEPNHDFVSSFWNELGLSTECSPFFIKHMKNQLDSGEFLQDTQKAFEYINLVYKEKLLESPKFNVLMGSAVYILKLCKETLDNELENAILGRHALRTITEVFVMMKYLIMKETGNINIFKEYQLYGIGKYKHILLRGRESGFSRESQIQEPIIEAIVNEPIWEEFMDIDVRYFDQQSIKKKFEEVDESELYEIYYEYGTNFSHGFWGAVRESSMLVCNNPLHKYHTVPDIHLHQKLPSVISDIVKILKRYIQLLSGIYEFPKWYKLKYEDIQYGV
- the pglX gene encoding BREX-1 system adenine-specific DNA-methyltransferase PglX; the protein is MNKTALKKFATEARRELLEKVELQARKIGITAESIQKANVESSDAVFIDGKQLSDTERRQRNKLIARINEIGFDRLMEETSYTWFNRFIALRYMEVNDYLPTKVRVLSSNSGSAEPDMMKEALSLDLDLDKEKVYDMKMNNETDELFKYLIKTHCNDLNRYMPFMFETIEDYSEILFPEGLLGTDSFVRQMTDTEVIPEANWEKIEVIGWLYQYYIAEEKDRVFKAKKKYKAEEIPFATQLFTPDWIVQYMVQNSLGRYWTEAHPEHNDLIEGWEFFLNHEQEESQEKIIPYVNKELDVEDIKCFDPAMGSGHILVYMFDVLYEIYSKCGYMEREIPRLIIEKNLYGLDIDDRAYQLASFSVVMKALQYNRRFLRSIERDGLTLNLASVQETNGWTEEDILYVAGNDNDTVFDVTKILIDTFKNAKTYGSLIKATAIDTVYLENRLREIKDNPVDDIFQTEMREKTLALLPLLIQQSKIMGQQYDIVVMNPPYMGSGSMNKELSDFLKKNYPDSKSDLFASFMEVDHYLKKNGFYAAINQHSWMFLSSFEKLREKVINNKFIDTMLHLGPRAFEEIGGEVVQSTAFVLRSVEVSDSKGIYLRMIEERTAEEKREKAVDAVLNPSAPHRYSFSQENFSKIPGSPIAYWASGNVNEVFSNNKSLDNYSKICFGMRTGDNNRFLRLWHEIEFDKMGISMKSAKDAFKQKVKWIPYCKGGEFRKWYGNNDYVVNWENDGHEIKENTRRVYPQLGDNLNWKITNEKHYFQRGITWSRISSSYFGVRYLPEGFIFDSNGSVLFAEEKFHSYFIGFLCSKIANHFVRIINPTIAIQAESVAKIPIILSDKEIIESINIKVESLIQISKDEWDSYEFSWGFKKHPLMKDENTLTQLKIAFGLWQEFMEEQFNQMTIYEEELNKIYIQLYNLQDELSSKVDVNNITIRKADLERDITSFISYAIGCSFGRYSLDEEGLIYAGGEFDSSRYKTFSVDEDNILPILPGAYFEDDIVTRFVEFVRVTFSEETLEENLEFVADAIGRRKNETAREALRRYFLNDFYKDHVQVYKKRPIYWLFTSGKEKAFNCLIYMHRYDKTTLSRIRTDYLHEVQIRLDAEKKDLLDIIEGDSTTKEISNAKKELKSLDKKIDELKAYDELLHHMADMQIEIDLDDGVKVNYEKFKGLVAKI
- the pglX gene encoding BREX-1 system adenine-specific DNA-methyltransferase PglX gives rise to the protein MNKTALKKFATEARVELLEKVELQARKLGITAESIQKANVESSDAVFIDGKQLSDTERQQRNKLIARINEIGFERVMEETAYTWFNRFIALRYMEVNEYLPTKVRVLSSNSGSAEPDMMKEALSLDLDLDKEKVYDMKMNNETDDLFKYLIKMHCNDLNRYMPFMFETIEDYTEILFPEGLLGTDSFVRQMTDTEVIPEDNWTKVEIIGWLYQYYIAEEKDRVILAKKKYKNEEIPFATQLFTPEWIVRYMVQNALGRYWVESHSEHRGLIENWEFYLENPNPEVDFEEKLAPYVNKELNVEDIKCFDPAMGSGHILVYMFDVLHEIYSQCGYTEREIPRLIIEKNLYGLDIDDRAYQLASFSVVMKAMQYNKRFMRSIEREGLVLNLASIQETNKLTDEEVAFLAGEHTGEKFDEMQNYIEQFKHAKAIGSLLKLESYDTSFLHERLTAIEQQVGNLFELEMKDRTLELFRCLIKQSSLMDQKYDVFITNPPYAGNRYLSKEVTTYLNANYPNVKSDLYSAFMEYSFRSTKPNGQLGFITPFVWMFISSYEHIRNIIVKEKNISSLIQLEYNGFEAAMVPVCLFTLRNYHVDVSGEFIKLSDFTGIENQPIKTLEAVQNPSVSYRYSCKQNQFSKISGSPIAYWVSDKVRTLFENSIKLGEIASPRKGNSTSNNNLFLRLWHEVDINTVNFNKTKIVKEETKINRWFPYNKGGGYRKWYGNNEYLIDWKNDAEEIRKIPTAVIANYNYFMKPGLTWSTITSSNFSIRKFGEGFIFDNGGCCLYTDENERNYFLSLLNSSVFKYVLGEINPTLNFQSGEVAKFPVVKTNIETMSIIDELTNENYLISKKEWDSIETSWDFQKHPLIMYKRETSIESTFKKWKIFMEEEFNQLKLNEEELNRIFIEIYGLQDELEPKVEDKDITIRKADLEQDIKSFISYAIGCSFGRYSLDEDSLIYAGGGFDFSRYQTFPADEDNILPILPGAYFEDDIVTRFIDFVRITFSEETLEENLDFVADAIGRRKNETSREVLRRYFLNDFYKDHLQVYKKRPIYWLFTSGREKAFNCLIYMHRYDKTTLSRIRTDYLHEVQTRLDAEKNDLLEIINGDSTTREINNAKRELKSLDRKIDELKAYDELLHHMADMQIEIDLDDGVKVNYEKFKGLVAKI